The proteins below come from a single Takifugu flavidus isolate HTHZ2018 chromosome 6, ASM371156v2, whole genome shotgun sequence genomic window:
- the LOC130528045 gene encoding polyhomeotic-like protein 1 isoform X3, giving the protein MEADGEQNQQRASTKASGPSSRKSTINSMSLYERQAVQALQALQRQPNAAQYFQQLMLQQQISNAQLQNLAAVQQATLAGTCQSIPFSNCSSSQTTSTTATTITSGSPTSNHPVCASAASTVSQSVLLNGTAGGQGQMYLRVNRSLRAPLSSQLIFMPGQAAAGAAATTVTKQPQAEPQEVTPTSDGHSDNHQVQYLAMRGVASSKGNSVKTEAPDRSDSATHSLVQPSSQSISTTKPAQPQSQAPHIRIPTYPQPTTLKSLPSSSRTPPSLCTSSIPLSQLLLHNTRTLTTGTTASSTTHTLLLTSSTTSHPNGYSVGTTNIKPAVSGQTLVVQPLQKTSLNTEKSGYSNGPVPIQPKTLRLPLQLSSKNPPPILPAPPPVSTTVQPPQPPHIPVQIVGARKSTLGNTQALCMARGNCGQEGGTVFTSSASLLTMVASLASKGGGALDQGAGLKTVQSPQEAPHLAQVSQVHPLANQNSGQNGHVILSPTSSNSPTVSPSVASMSQSSLFLPLVPEKQKGSSTVMTMNGNPPGNETPQAKQLSGTLKRKSNSVSAIDEGGPSPAQLLPVRDQALNSPLESVFRGVCSQGGRPALPQAVVKPNILTHLIEGFVIHEGAEPFPDSAGEELTDSPDNNQSEIVIRAKVLKCEYCKSFAPASQFKGTKRFCSMSCAKSMYWFPRYNISLRQNLSGRQGQSCALYHNPHKDNLSNSYEEGGLNKRRLPRRTSSEIASAKIAGRSIPGKATHSVQVPSQGHSEPSHSEEDTSGEEDDDLMSLSPASSASCHQPPPLIITENSAHSCLPMSPTEWSTKEVSKFIASLQGCEELASQFLSQEIDGQALLLLREEHLMSTMNIKLGPALKICAHINSLRD; this is encoded by the exons GCTACTCTCGCTGGGACTTGTCAGTCCATTCCATTCAGCAATTGCAGCTCCTCACAGACCACCAGTACCACAGCT ACCACTATAACATCTGGATCACCAACTAGCAACCATCCAGTCTGTGCCTCTGCAGCATCCACAGTCAGCCAATCTGTGTTGCTAaatgggacagctgggggacaAGGGCAGATGTACCTGAGG GTCAACCGCTCTTTAAGGGCCCCTCTCTCCTCGCAGCTCATCTTCATGCCTGGtcaagcagcagctggtgctgctgccacaACTGTTACCAAGCAGCCACAGGCTGAACCACAAGAAGTAACTCCAACATCAGATGGCCACTCAGATAATCATCAG GTGCAGTATCTAGCCATGCGAGGTGTTGCTAGTTCCAAAGGAAACAGTGTTAAGACTGAAGCACCTGACAGGAGCGACTCTG cCACCCACTCTCTGGTGCAGCCCTCCAGCCAGTCAATCTCTACTACTAAGCCAGCCCAGCCTCAGTCCCAGGCACCCCACATTAGAATCCCAACATACCCGCAGCCCACCACCCTTAaatctctcccttcctcctccaggaccccACCTTCATTGTGCACATCCTCCATTCCTTtgtcacagctgctgcttcacaaTACCCGAACTCTTACCACAGGAACCACAGCTTCGTCAACGACACATACTCTGCTCCTGACATCCAGCACAACATCCCACCCAAATGGTTATTCTGTTGGCACCACAAACATCAAACCAGCAGTGAGTGGTCAGACCCTGGTGGTGCAGCCACTGCAGAAGACCTCCCTCAACACAGAGAAATCTGGCTACAGCAATGGACCTGTCCCCATTCAACCAAAAACTCTTCGACTTCCCCTTCAGTTGTCTTCTAAGAATCCCCCTCCCATCCTGCCTGCCCCTCCACCTGTCAGCACCACCGTGCAACCACCTCAGCCTCCACATATTCCAGTTCAGATTGTGGGGGCGAGGAAAAGCACACTAGGAAACACCCAGGCTTTGTGCATGGCTCGTGGTAACTGCGGCCAAGAGGGAGGTACTGTCTTCACCAGCTCAGCAAGCCTGCTCACAATGGTGGCATCTCTTGCCTCCAAGGGGGGTGGGGCCCTAGATCAAGGGGCTGGGCTGAAGACAGTTCAATCTCCTCAAGAGGCACCGCATTTAGCTCAGGTGTCTCAAGTACATCCACTAGCGAATCAAAATTCTGGACAAAATGGTCATGTGATTTTGAGCCCCACTTCTTCAAATTCCCCTACTGTTTCCCCCTCTGTTGCTTCCATGTCTCagtcctctctctttctgcctttggtgcctgaaaaacaaaaaggatcATCCACTGTAATGACCATGAATGGGAACCCCCCGGGGAATGAGACACCACAG GCAAAACAGCTGAGTGgcacattaaaaagaaaatcaaactcCGTTTCAGCCATTGATGAAGGTGGCCCCTCTCCTGCACAGCTTCTACCGGTCAGGGATCAGGCTTTGAACAGTCCTCTTGAATCAG TATTCCGTGGAGTCTGCAGTCAGGGAGGGAGACCTGCTCTCCCTCAAGCTGTTGTTAAACCCAACATCCTTACACATCTCATCGAGGGTTTTGTCATCCATGAAGGGGCTGAGCCTTTCCCT GACTCTGCTGGTGAGGAGTTAACTGACAGTCCGGACAACAACCAATCAGAGATTGTTATAAGAGCAAAAG TGCTTAAATGTGAGTACTGTAAAAGCTTTGCCCCTGCAAGCCAATTCAAAGGCACAAAAAGGTTCTGCTCCATGTCTTGTGCAAAGAG TATGTATTGGTTTCCCAGGTATAACATCAGCTTGAGGCAGAACTTGAGTGGGCGTCAAGGTCAGAGTTGTGCTCTGTATCACAACCCCCACAAGGATAACCTTTCCAACTCATACGAGGAGGGAGGACTTAATAAACGGAGGCTTCCTCGGAGAACAAGCTCTGAAATTGCAAGTGCCAAAATAGCTGGGAGATCTATACCTGGCAAG GCCACACATTCAGTCCAAGTACCTTCACAGGGCCATTCTGAACCCAGCCACTCGGAGGAGGACACCAGtggggaggaagatgatgacCTCATGTCCCTCTCTCCAGCCTCTTCAGCTTCTTGTCACCAGCCACCACCTTTGATCATAACGGAAAACTCTGCACACAGCTGCCTGCCCATGAGCCCCACTGAGTGGAGCACTAAAGAAGTGTCAAAGTTCATCGCCTCACtgcaag GCTGTGAGGAGCTTGCCTCCCAGTTTCTGTCCCAGGAGATTGATGGACAGGCTCTGCTATTGCTGAGGGAGGAGCACCTCATGTCTACCATGAACATCAAGCTGGGCCCTGCCCTCAAG
- the LOC130528045 gene encoding polyhomeotic-like protein 1 isoform X1: MEADGEQNQQRASTKASGPSSRKSTINSMSLYERQAVQALQALQRQPNAAQYFQQLMLQQQISNAQLQNLAAVQQATLAGTCQSIPFSNCSSSQTTSTTATTITSGSPTSNHPVCASAASTVSQSVLLNGTAGGQGQMYLRVNRSLRAPLSSQLIFMPGQAAAGAAATTVTKQPQAEPQEVTPTSDGHSDNHQVQYLAMRGVASSKGNSVKTEAPDRSDSATHSLVQPSSQSISTTKPAQPQSQAPHIRIPTYPQPTTLKSLPSSSRTPPSLCTSSIPLSQLLLHNTRTLTTGTTASSTTHTLLLTSSTTSHPNGYSVGTTNIKPAVSGQTLVVQPLQKTSLNTEKSGYSNGPVPIQPKTLRLPLQLSSKNPPPILPAPPPVSTTVQPPQPPHIPVQIVGARKSTLGNTQALCMARGNCGQEGGTVFTSSASLLTMVASLASKGGGALDQGAGLKTVQSPQEAPHLAQVSQVHPLANQNSGQNGHVILSPTSSNSPTVSPSVASMSQSSLFLPLVPEKQKGSSTVMTMNGNPPGNETPQAKQLSGTLKRKSNSVSAIDEGGPSPAQLLPVRDQALNSPLESVFRGVCSQGGRPALPQAVVKPNILTHLIEGFVIHEGAEPFPICGSVKDSAGEELTDSPDNNQSEIVIRAKVLKCEYCKSFAPASQFKGTKRFCSMSCAKSMYWFPRYNISLRQNLSGRQGQSCALYHNPHKDNLSNSYEEGGLNKRRLPRRTSSEIASAKIAGRSIPGKATHSVQVPSQGHSEPSHSEEDTSGEEDDDLMSLSPASSASCHQPPPLIITENSAHSCLPMSPTEWSTKEVSKFIASLQGCEELASQFLSQEIDGQALLLLREEHLMSTMNIKLGPALKICAHINSLRD, from the exons GCTACTCTCGCTGGGACTTGTCAGTCCATTCCATTCAGCAATTGCAGCTCCTCACAGACCACCAGTACCACAGCT ACCACTATAACATCTGGATCACCAACTAGCAACCATCCAGTCTGTGCCTCTGCAGCATCCACAGTCAGCCAATCTGTGTTGCTAaatgggacagctgggggacaAGGGCAGATGTACCTGAGG GTCAACCGCTCTTTAAGGGCCCCTCTCTCCTCGCAGCTCATCTTCATGCCTGGtcaagcagcagctggtgctgctgccacaACTGTTACCAAGCAGCCACAGGCTGAACCACAAGAAGTAACTCCAACATCAGATGGCCACTCAGATAATCATCAG GTGCAGTATCTAGCCATGCGAGGTGTTGCTAGTTCCAAAGGAAACAGTGTTAAGACTGAAGCACCTGACAGGAGCGACTCTG cCACCCACTCTCTGGTGCAGCCCTCCAGCCAGTCAATCTCTACTACTAAGCCAGCCCAGCCTCAGTCCCAGGCACCCCACATTAGAATCCCAACATACCCGCAGCCCACCACCCTTAaatctctcccttcctcctccaggaccccACCTTCATTGTGCACATCCTCCATTCCTTtgtcacagctgctgcttcacaaTACCCGAACTCTTACCACAGGAACCACAGCTTCGTCAACGACACATACTCTGCTCCTGACATCCAGCACAACATCCCACCCAAATGGTTATTCTGTTGGCACCACAAACATCAAACCAGCAGTGAGTGGTCAGACCCTGGTGGTGCAGCCACTGCAGAAGACCTCCCTCAACACAGAGAAATCTGGCTACAGCAATGGACCTGTCCCCATTCAACCAAAAACTCTTCGACTTCCCCTTCAGTTGTCTTCTAAGAATCCCCCTCCCATCCTGCCTGCCCCTCCACCTGTCAGCACCACCGTGCAACCACCTCAGCCTCCACATATTCCAGTTCAGATTGTGGGGGCGAGGAAAAGCACACTAGGAAACACCCAGGCTTTGTGCATGGCTCGTGGTAACTGCGGCCAAGAGGGAGGTACTGTCTTCACCAGCTCAGCAAGCCTGCTCACAATGGTGGCATCTCTTGCCTCCAAGGGGGGTGGGGCCCTAGATCAAGGGGCTGGGCTGAAGACAGTTCAATCTCCTCAAGAGGCACCGCATTTAGCTCAGGTGTCTCAAGTACATCCACTAGCGAATCAAAATTCTGGACAAAATGGTCATGTGATTTTGAGCCCCACTTCTTCAAATTCCCCTACTGTTTCCCCCTCTGTTGCTTCCATGTCTCagtcctctctctttctgcctttggtgcctgaaaaacaaaaaggatcATCCACTGTAATGACCATGAATGGGAACCCCCCGGGGAATGAGACACCACAG GCAAAACAGCTGAGTGgcacattaaaaagaaaatcaaactcCGTTTCAGCCATTGATGAAGGTGGCCCCTCTCCTGCACAGCTTCTACCGGTCAGGGATCAGGCTTTGAACAGTCCTCTTGAATCAG TATTCCGTGGAGTCTGCAGTCAGGGAGGGAGACCTGCTCTCCCTCAAGCTGTTGTTAAACCCAACATCCTTACACATCTCATCGAGGGTTTTGTCATCCATGAAGGGGCTGAGCCTTTCCCT ATATGTGGTTCTGTAAAGGACTCTGCTGGTGAGGAGTTAACTGACAGTCCGGACAACAACCAATCAGAGATTGTTATAAGAGCAAAAG TGCTTAAATGTGAGTACTGTAAAAGCTTTGCCCCTGCAAGCCAATTCAAAGGCACAAAAAGGTTCTGCTCCATGTCTTGTGCAAAGAG TATGTATTGGTTTCCCAGGTATAACATCAGCTTGAGGCAGAACTTGAGTGGGCGTCAAGGTCAGAGTTGTGCTCTGTATCACAACCCCCACAAGGATAACCTTTCCAACTCATACGAGGAGGGAGGACTTAATAAACGGAGGCTTCCTCGGAGAACAAGCTCTGAAATTGCAAGTGCCAAAATAGCTGGGAGATCTATACCTGGCAAG GCCACACATTCAGTCCAAGTACCTTCACAGGGCCATTCTGAACCCAGCCACTCGGAGGAGGACACCAGtggggaggaagatgatgacCTCATGTCCCTCTCTCCAGCCTCTTCAGCTTCTTGTCACCAGCCACCACCTTTGATCATAACGGAAAACTCTGCACACAGCTGCCTGCCCATGAGCCCCACTGAGTGGAGCACTAAAGAAGTGTCAAAGTTCATCGCCTCACtgcaag GCTGTGAGGAGCTTGCCTCCCAGTTTCTGTCCCAGGAGATTGATGGACAGGCTCTGCTATTGCTGAGGGAGGAGCACCTCATGTCTACCATGAACATCAAGCTGGGCCCTGCCCTCAAG
- the LOC130528045 gene encoding polyhomeotic-like protein 1 isoform X8 has product MYLRVNRSLRAPLSSQLIFMPGQAAAGAAATTVTKQPQAEPQEVTPTSDGHSDNHQVQYLAMRGVASSKGNSVKTEAPDRSDSATHSLVQPSSQSISTTKPAQPQSQAPHIRIPTYPQPTTLKSLPSSSRTPPSLCTSSIPLSQLLLHNTRTLTTGTTASSTTHTLLLTSSTTSHPNGYSVGTTNIKPAVSGQTLVVQPLQKTSLNTEKSGYSNGPVPIQPKTLRLPLQLSSKNPPPILPAPPPVSTTVQPPQPPHIPVQIVGARKSTLGNTQALCMARGNCGQEGGTVFTSSASLLTMVASLASKGGGALDQGAGLKTVQSPQEAPHLAQVSQVHPLANQNSGQNGHVILSPTSSNSPTVSPSVASMSQSSLFLPLVPEKQKGSSTVMTMNGNPPGNETPQAKQLSGTLKRKSNSVSAIDEGGPSPAQLLPVRDQALNSPLESVFRGVCSQGGRPALPQAVVKPNILTHLIEGFVIHEGAEPFPICGSVKDSAGEELTDSPDNNQSEIVIRAKVLKCEYCKSFAPASQFKGTKRFCSMSCAKSMYWFPRYNISLRQNLSGRQGQSCALYHNPHKDNLSNSYEEGGLNKRRLPRRTSSEIASAKIAGRSIPGKATHSVQVPSQGHSEPSHSEEDTSGEEDDDLMSLSPASSASCHQPPPLIITENSAHSCLPMSPTEWSTKEVSKFIASLQGCEELASQFLSQEIDGQALLLLREEHLMSTMNIKLGPALKICAHINSLRD; this is encoded by the exons ATGTACCTGAGG GTCAACCGCTCTTTAAGGGCCCCTCTCTCCTCGCAGCTCATCTTCATGCCTGGtcaagcagcagctggtgctgctgccacaACTGTTACCAAGCAGCCACAGGCTGAACCACAAGAAGTAACTCCAACATCAGATGGCCACTCAGATAATCATCAG GTGCAGTATCTAGCCATGCGAGGTGTTGCTAGTTCCAAAGGAAACAGTGTTAAGACTGAAGCACCTGACAGGAGCGACTCTG cCACCCACTCTCTGGTGCAGCCCTCCAGCCAGTCAATCTCTACTACTAAGCCAGCCCAGCCTCAGTCCCAGGCACCCCACATTAGAATCCCAACATACCCGCAGCCCACCACCCTTAaatctctcccttcctcctccaggaccccACCTTCATTGTGCACATCCTCCATTCCTTtgtcacagctgctgcttcacaaTACCCGAACTCTTACCACAGGAACCACAGCTTCGTCAACGACACATACTCTGCTCCTGACATCCAGCACAACATCCCACCCAAATGGTTATTCTGTTGGCACCACAAACATCAAACCAGCAGTGAGTGGTCAGACCCTGGTGGTGCAGCCACTGCAGAAGACCTCCCTCAACACAGAGAAATCTGGCTACAGCAATGGACCTGTCCCCATTCAACCAAAAACTCTTCGACTTCCCCTTCAGTTGTCTTCTAAGAATCCCCCTCCCATCCTGCCTGCCCCTCCACCTGTCAGCACCACCGTGCAACCACCTCAGCCTCCACATATTCCAGTTCAGATTGTGGGGGCGAGGAAAAGCACACTAGGAAACACCCAGGCTTTGTGCATGGCTCGTGGTAACTGCGGCCAAGAGGGAGGTACTGTCTTCACCAGCTCAGCAAGCCTGCTCACAATGGTGGCATCTCTTGCCTCCAAGGGGGGTGGGGCCCTAGATCAAGGGGCTGGGCTGAAGACAGTTCAATCTCCTCAAGAGGCACCGCATTTAGCTCAGGTGTCTCAAGTACATCCACTAGCGAATCAAAATTCTGGACAAAATGGTCATGTGATTTTGAGCCCCACTTCTTCAAATTCCCCTACTGTTTCCCCCTCTGTTGCTTCCATGTCTCagtcctctctctttctgcctttggtgcctgaaaaacaaaaaggatcATCCACTGTAATGACCATGAATGGGAACCCCCCGGGGAATGAGACACCACAG GCAAAACAGCTGAGTGgcacattaaaaagaaaatcaaactcCGTTTCAGCCATTGATGAAGGTGGCCCCTCTCCTGCACAGCTTCTACCGGTCAGGGATCAGGCTTTGAACAGTCCTCTTGAATCAG TATTCCGTGGAGTCTGCAGTCAGGGAGGGAGACCTGCTCTCCCTCAAGCTGTTGTTAAACCCAACATCCTTACACATCTCATCGAGGGTTTTGTCATCCATGAAGGGGCTGAGCCTTTCCCT ATATGTGGTTCTGTAAAGGACTCTGCTGGTGAGGAGTTAACTGACAGTCCGGACAACAACCAATCAGAGATTGTTATAAGAGCAAAAG TGCTTAAATGTGAGTACTGTAAAAGCTTTGCCCCTGCAAGCCAATTCAAAGGCACAAAAAGGTTCTGCTCCATGTCTTGTGCAAAGAG TATGTATTGGTTTCCCAGGTATAACATCAGCTTGAGGCAGAACTTGAGTGGGCGTCAAGGTCAGAGTTGTGCTCTGTATCACAACCCCCACAAGGATAACCTTTCCAACTCATACGAGGAGGGAGGACTTAATAAACGGAGGCTTCCTCGGAGAACAAGCTCTGAAATTGCAAGTGCCAAAATAGCTGGGAGATCTATACCTGGCAAG GCCACACATTCAGTCCAAGTACCTTCACAGGGCCATTCTGAACCCAGCCACTCGGAGGAGGACACCAGtggggaggaagatgatgacCTCATGTCCCTCTCTCCAGCCTCTTCAGCTTCTTGTCACCAGCCACCACCTTTGATCATAACGGAAAACTCTGCACACAGCTGCCTGCCCATGAGCCCCACTGAGTGGAGCACTAAAGAAGTGTCAAAGTTCATCGCCTCACtgcaag GCTGTGAGGAGCTTGCCTCCCAGTTTCTGTCCCAGGAGATTGATGGACAGGCTCTGCTATTGCTGAGGGAGGAGCACCTCATGTCTACCATGAACATCAAGCTGGGCCCTGCCCTCAAG
- the LOC130528045 gene encoding polyhomeotic-like protein 1 isoform X2: MEADGEQNQQRASTKASGPSSRKSTINSMSLYERQAVQALQALQRQPNAAQYFQQLMLQQQISNAQLQNLAAVQQATLAGTCQSIPFSNCSSSQTTSTTATTITSGSPTSNHPVCASAASTVSQSVLLNGTAGGQGQMYLRVNRSLRAPLSSQLIFMPGQAAAGAAATTVTKQPQAEPQEVTPTSDGHSDNHQVQYLAMRGVASSKGNSVKTEAPDRSDSATHSLVQPSSQSISTTKPAQPQSQAPHIRIPTYPQPTTLKSLPSSSRTPPSLCTSSIPLSQLLLHNTRTLTTGTTASSTTHTLLLTSSTTSHPNGYSVGTTNIKPAVSGQTLVVQPLQKTSLNTEKSGYSNGPVPIQPKTLRLPLQLSSKNPPPILPAPPPVSTTVQPPQPPHIPVQIVGARKSTLGNTQALCMARGNCGQEGGTVFTSSASLLTMVASLASKGGGALDQGAGLKTVQSPQEAPHLAQVSQVHPLANQNSGQNGHVILSPTSSNSPTVSPSVASMSQSSLFLPLVPEKQKGSSTVMTMNGNPPGNETPQAKQLSGTLKRKSNSVSAIDEGGPSPAQLLPVRDQALNSPLESVFRGVCSQGGRPALPQAVVKPNILTHLIEGFVIHEGAEPFPICGSVKDSAGEELTDSPDNNQSEIVIRAKVLKCEYCKSFAPASQFKGTKRFCSMSCAKRYNISLRQNLSGRQGQSCALYHNPHKDNLSNSYEEGGLNKRRLPRRTSSEIASAKIAGRSIPGKATHSVQVPSQGHSEPSHSEEDTSGEEDDDLMSLSPASSASCHQPPPLIITENSAHSCLPMSPTEWSTKEVSKFIASLQGCEELASQFLSQEIDGQALLLLREEHLMSTMNIKLGPALKICAHINSLRD; the protein is encoded by the exons GCTACTCTCGCTGGGACTTGTCAGTCCATTCCATTCAGCAATTGCAGCTCCTCACAGACCACCAGTACCACAGCT ACCACTATAACATCTGGATCACCAACTAGCAACCATCCAGTCTGTGCCTCTGCAGCATCCACAGTCAGCCAATCTGTGTTGCTAaatgggacagctgggggacaAGGGCAGATGTACCTGAGG GTCAACCGCTCTTTAAGGGCCCCTCTCTCCTCGCAGCTCATCTTCATGCCTGGtcaagcagcagctggtgctgctgccacaACTGTTACCAAGCAGCCACAGGCTGAACCACAAGAAGTAACTCCAACATCAGATGGCCACTCAGATAATCATCAG GTGCAGTATCTAGCCATGCGAGGTGTTGCTAGTTCCAAAGGAAACAGTGTTAAGACTGAAGCACCTGACAGGAGCGACTCTG cCACCCACTCTCTGGTGCAGCCCTCCAGCCAGTCAATCTCTACTACTAAGCCAGCCCAGCCTCAGTCCCAGGCACCCCACATTAGAATCCCAACATACCCGCAGCCCACCACCCTTAaatctctcccttcctcctccaggaccccACCTTCATTGTGCACATCCTCCATTCCTTtgtcacagctgctgcttcacaaTACCCGAACTCTTACCACAGGAACCACAGCTTCGTCAACGACACATACTCTGCTCCTGACATCCAGCACAACATCCCACCCAAATGGTTATTCTGTTGGCACCACAAACATCAAACCAGCAGTGAGTGGTCAGACCCTGGTGGTGCAGCCACTGCAGAAGACCTCCCTCAACACAGAGAAATCTGGCTACAGCAATGGACCTGTCCCCATTCAACCAAAAACTCTTCGACTTCCCCTTCAGTTGTCTTCTAAGAATCCCCCTCCCATCCTGCCTGCCCCTCCACCTGTCAGCACCACCGTGCAACCACCTCAGCCTCCACATATTCCAGTTCAGATTGTGGGGGCGAGGAAAAGCACACTAGGAAACACCCAGGCTTTGTGCATGGCTCGTGGTAACTGCGGCCAAGAGGGAGGTACTGTCTTCACCAGCTCAGCAAGCCTGCTCACAATGGTGGCATCTCTTGCCTCCAAGGGGGGTGGGGCCCTAGATCAAGGGGCTGGGCTGAAGACAGTTCAATCTCCTCAAGAGGCACCGCATTTAGCTCAGGTGTCTCAAGTACATCCACTAGCGAATCAAAATTCTGGACAAAATGGTCATGTGATTTTGAGCCCCACTTCTTCAAATTCCCCTACTGTTTCCCCCTCTGTTGCTTCCATGTCTCagtcctctctctttctgcctttggtgcctgaaaaacaaaaaggatcATCCACTGTAATGACCATGAATGGGAACCCCCCGGGGAATGAGACACCACAG GCAAAACAGCTGAGTGgcacattaaaaagaaaatcaaactcCGTTTCAGCCATTGATGAAGGTGGCCCCTCTCCTGCACAGCTTCTACCGGTCAGGGATCAGGCTTTGAACAGTCCTCTTGAATCAG TATTCCGTGGAGTCTGCAGTCAGGGAGGGAGACCTGCTCTCCCTCAAGCTGTTGTTAAACCCAACATCCTTACACATCTCATCGAGGGTTTTGTCATCCATGAAGGGGCTGAGCCTTTCCCT ATATGTGGTTCTGTAAAGGACTCTGCTGGTGAGGAGTTAACTGACAGTCCGGACAACAACCAATCAGAGATTGTTATAAGAGCAAAAG TGCTTAAATGTGAGTACTGTAAAAGCTTTGCCCCTGCAAGCCAATTCAAAGGCACAAAAAGGTTCTGCTCCATGTCTTGTGCAAAGAG GTATAACATCAGCTTGAGGCAGAACTTGAGTGGGCGTCAAGGTCAGAGTTGTGCTCTGTATCACAACCCCCACAAGGATAACCTTTCCAACTCATACGAGGAGGGAGGACTTAATAAACGGAGGCTTCCTCGGAGAACAAGCTCTGAAATTGCAAGTGCCAAAATAGCTGGGAGATCTATACCTGGCAAG GCCACACATTCAGTCCAAGTACCTTCACAGGGCCATTCTGAACCCAGCCACTCGGAGGAGGACACCAGtggggaggaagatgatgacCTCATGTCCCTCTCTCCAGCCTCTTCAGCTTCTTGTCACCAGCCACCACCTTTGATCATAACGGAAAACTCTGCACACAGCTGCCTGCCCATGAGCCCCACTGAGTGGAGCACTAAAGAAGTGTCAAAGTTCATCGCCTCACtgcaag GCTGTGAGGAGCTTGCCTCCCAGTTTCTGTCCCAGGAGATTGATGGACAGGCTCTGCTATTGCTGAGGGAGGAGCACCTCATGTCTACCATGAACATCAAGCTGGGCCCTGCCCTCAAG